ATTTCTTAACAGATAATGAGTTAAAGAGAACTTTTGAAAGTCAGAAAAAAGAAAAAGAGAAAATAAGTGAATCAACTCTAAATAAAATATTAAAAAAATTAGGAAAGTATCAATTAATTGATGAACTTAATTGTGGTGCTTGTGGTTATAATACCTGCCGCGAAAAAGCCCTAGCAGTCTTTGAAGGGGTGTCCCAAATAGATATGTGTATGCCCTATATGAGAAATAAAGCAGAAAGTTTAAGCAATGTTATTTTTTTGAATTCTCCTAATGCAATATTTATAGTCGATGAACAGTTAAATATTATTGACTTAAACCCTTCAGCTAAAAATATGTTTGAGATAAAAAGTGAGAAGTATATTAGTCAACCTATTAAGAATCTAATCAATCAAATAGAATGGGAAAATATTTTTAGATTAAAAAGTGATATCATTAATAAGCGTATTCAATTCAATCATAATAATTTGGTAGGTATTTTGAACATTTTATACTTGCATAAAGAAAATATACTCCTTACAATCATTACAAATATTACTCAAGAAGAAAAAAGGAAAAAAGAATTAAGTGAGATGAGAGAAAACACTTTAAATATAGCCCAAAACGTTATAAACAAACAAATGAGGGTTGCACAAGAGATTGCTAGCTTACTAGGGGAAACAACTGCAGAGACAAAAGTAGCATTAACCAAGCTAAAAGAAGTTGTTAAAGGTGAAGAAGGTGGTTTGTAATGAAATATTATATTGATGTTTCTTACAATAGTATTAACAAATGGGGAGAAGAATTATGTGGAGATCATATTGAAATAGTGAAATCCGATGACGGTGTTATCATTGTACTGGCTGATGGACTGGGTAGTGGCGTAAAAGCCAATATACTAGCAACCTTAACATCAAAAATAGCTGTAACTATGCTTAAGGAAGGTGCAAGTTTAGAAGAAACCATTGATACCATAAGTAATACTTTGCCAGAATGTCAGGTGAGAAGATTAGCTTATTCCACCTTTACCATTATAAAAGTGCAAAATGATGGGGGGGTATATATAGCGGAATGTGATAATCCACCGTTTTTTATATTTGATAATGGAAGAGATAGAAAAATTTACAAAGAAAAAAAGACCTTGAATGGTAAAGTGATTTATGAGAGCCAATTTAGAATGGATCAAGATGGGTTGCTTACTGTTGTAAGTGATGGGGCGGTACATGCTGGGGTAGGAAAATTATTGAATTTAGGTTGGCAATGGGAAAATATCAATGATTTTTTAAGAGAAATCGCAAAAAAAGAAAAGTGTTCAAAAAATGTTTCTAGGCATCTGATTAATGCATGTGAGAATTTATACGATAATAAACCAGGTGATGATACAACGGTGGTTTCTATTAAATTAAGACAACCAGAGGTAGTGAATTTGTTTACAGGGCCACCTGAAAGTATGGAAGATGATATTAAATTGGTGAATTACTTAAAACATTCAGCTGGAAAAATTGTTGTCTCTGGCGGCACAACAGCAAATATAGTTTCGAGGATACTTAATAGAGCGTTAATTGTAGATATGGATACTTACGCTGAGGATGTACCCCCAATGGCTAGAATAGAAGGAGTGGATTTGGTTACAGAAGGGGTATTGACAATGAAAAAAACCCTAGAAATCATCAAAGAGACATTACTAATAAATGATCATTTGATTTATCAAAAGTTATTGAATGAAAATAATGGCGCATCTAAACTTGCTAAAATTTTACTAGAAGATTGTACCCATTTACATATTTGGCTTGGTAGGGCTGTAAATCCAGCCCATCAAAACCCTAAGTTCCCAATTGATTTTAATATAAAGGTAAATATAGTAAAGGAACTACAAGATATATTAAATTTTCTGGGAAAAGAAGTAGAAGTAACGTATATATAAAGGTATAAAGAAAGTGTTGTTTAGAACAGCATCAAGCTTTTTGAAAATTTTCCTAGTAAAAAGGTACAGAGGTGTTAATGTAAACCTCTGTACCTAAAGTTTATGAGTAATTATGTACAAGCATACTTTTATAATAACCGCCGTTATCAATTAGTTCTTGGTCACTTCCAGCTTCAACAATTTCTCCGTCTTTTAGGACAATAATCTTATCTGCACTTCTAATGGTAGAAAGTCTATGGGCGATGATTAAAGTTGTTCTATCTTTTGTTATATTATTAATACCTCTTTGAATTAATTTTTCAGTATGGGTATCAATATTGGCTGTTGCTTCATCTAAGATAATAACAGAAGGTTTCTGAGCAATGGCTCTTGCAAAAGAAAGCAATTGTTTTTGGCCAGATGAAAAATTATTCCCTCTTTCCATTACAGGTGTATGGATTCCTTTTTCAAAATTATTAATAAAGGATGAAGCACAAGATAGGTCAAGAAACTCTTGGATTTCTTTTTCATCAATATCGTTATTAAGAGCTACATTCATATAAATGTCTCCAGAAAATAAAAAGGAATCTTGTAGGACAACAGATATATTTTTTCTTAAGTCTTTTAACTTGATATCATTAATATTGATGCCATCTATAAGAATTTCACCTTTTTGTATTTTGTAAAAGCCATTGATTAAATTGATAATAGTGGATTTACCTGCTCCTGTTTCACCTACAAAAGCAAAGGTTTCTCCTTTTTTGACTTTAAAGCTTACATCTTTTAATACCCATTCTTCATTATCATAAGAAAACCAAACATTTTTAAACTCAATTTCACCATGAATGGTATCCAGGCTAAGGCCAATGTCCGTATCTTCTAGAATCTCTTTTTCATCCAACAAATCAAAGATACGGTCAGTAGAGACCAATGCAGATTGAATGCTGGTATATTTCTCTGCCAAATCAGAAATAGGATTAAAAAACTGCCTAATGTAAACTGTAAAAGCATAAAGGACACCAAGTTCTAATGTTTGATTGGTGATTCTAGTCATACCATACCAAAGCAATAAGGCAGTAGCAAAGGATTGAAATAGCTCTGCAGCAGGTTTAAGCAAACTATTGTATTTTACTTGAAGGAATGTGGTTTTCATATAATCATTATTGATCTCTAAAAACTCTTTTTGTTTTTCCTTTTCCCCTCTAAAGATTTGTATGATCTTCATTCCAGAAATGGTTTCTGCCATAAAGCCATTTATTTTGCCGACATAATGTTTCATATCAACAAAATTGGCTCTTAACTTGGTTTTTAATTTTACAACAATATAAGCCATAATAGGTATAACGATAAAAGAGATAAGAGTCAATTCTACGTTCATTAAAAACATTGCCGAAACAATCCCTACAAGTAGGAATACGTCTTTAAAAAGGCTTATCAAAACTTCTGAATACAGATCGTTTAATTCGTTTACATCATTGGTTGCTCTAGTTATAAGTCTACCAGAGGATGTTTTATCAAGATAATGTAGGGGTAGGGCTTGTATAGTTTTAAAAACCCTGCCTCTTAAGTTTTTTATGATTTTTTGGCCAACTCTATTTATGATATTCACCTGAAAATATATTAATATGGCACTTATGAGGGAAAGGGTAAGATATAAAATGCTCATAGAGGTAACAGAATATAACCCATTAGCAGACATCCTTTTAATTAAAAAATCATCAATAACCACTTTTAATATATAGGGTTTAATAATCTGAACAACATTTATGATTAATACAAAAAGTAGGGCAAGTAATATTTTTTTATAATGAGGGACGGTTAAACTAAAAAGTTTTTTAATTGTTGAAATCTTTTTATCTTTACGGGAGTTAGATTGTTTTTTAGGCAATATCATCTTTTGAATATTGTTCATGATACATCTCATAATACATACCTCCCTTTTCTAAGAGTTCATTATGACTGCCTTTTTCTTTAATTTCTCCTTCGTCTAAAACAATAATTTCATTGGCATGTTCTACAGCAGAAATTCTATGGGCAATAATAATCGTTGTTTTATCCTTTCTTACTTCTCTAAGGGAAGTAAGGATTTTCCTTTCGGTTTCTGTATCTACAGCAGATAAAGAATCATCTAATATAAGAATATCAGGGTCTTTAATAAGGGCACGAGCAATTGCAATCCTTTGTTTTTGACCACCGGATAGATTAACCCCTTGTTCCCCTAACTTGGTATAAAAGCCATCAGAAAAACCCAGTATGCTTTTGTATATGTAGCTTTTTTGAGAGGCATCTTCTATATCTTTATTAGAATAAATATCTTTAAAAAATGTGATATTGTTTTTAATAGATGTAGAGAATAAAAATGAATCTTGGGGCACCAAACCAATGCTATTTCTGATGTTTTCTAAAGGAAAATGATCAATACTTCTATCATCAATTTTTATTACACCTTCTGAAGTATTGAATAATTTTAATAGAAGGTTGATGATTGTGGTTTTCCCTGACCCTGTTTTACCAACAATACCTATGGTATGACCTTTTGGTATATCAAAACTAATGTTATTTAAGGCTTTCATTTTTGATGATGGATACGTAAAGCTTAAATTCTCAAAACGGATTTCCCCATTAATAGGAGGGGTGGTTAAATGGTTGTTTTCATTAATATGGGGCTCAGTATTAAAAATTTCTTTTAATCTAATTAAAGAAGCCATACCACGTTGAATATGGGTAATCACTTTTCCAATATTTAAGACGGGTTTCATAATCATTGTCAAATACCCTTGAAAAGCAACAAACGCACCAAGTGTTATTTGATTTTGTAAAACCATATTCCCACCAATTAATAAACTTAGAACAAAACTAATACTAAAACATATCTCAATAACAGGTTCAAGAACAGAAGAGGTTTTTACCATATTGAGGGTAGATTCTTCCATATTATTATTTAGTTTTTCAAATTTAGCAATTTCTTTTTCTTCTTGGACATAGGCTTTAACAACTCGAATACCGTAGATGTTTTCTTGAACACAATCAGATATAGATGCAAAGTTTTCTTGAACTTTTTTAAATCTCAACTGTATCTTTTTACCAACCCTGAGCATAAAAACCACAACCACTGGTAAAGGCAAAAGACAAAGTAAGGTTAATCTTAAATTAACATTAGCCACCATAAAATAAATAGCGGACACACAAATAACAAAACTATTAATAGAAAGGGCACAGGCAGGACCAAAGGTCATTCTCACAGCATTAATATCATTAATAGCATAGGCAATGAGGTCTCCTGTTTTTCGTTTGTTATAGAATTCAGGAGATAATTTTTGAAAGTGGTTAAAAAGGTGCTCTCTTAAAGTGCATTCCAATTTTCTAGAATTACCGATGATTAAGTTTCTCCAGCCAAAGGTTGCTAGAAAAACAAGAAGTGTGATCCCAATAATATAGAAAATATTATTCAATATAAGAGATTGGTCAAAGTTAGCATCCTGCATTAAATCAATGGTATTTCCAACGATAGTTGGGATTAATGCTTGAGTTAATGAAGCAGTTAACATTAGTACAATTCCAACGATATAAAAAAAACTATTTTTCTTAATAAAGTTCGTTATTATCTTATTGCTCAAAGCATTCACCACCTTATAATTGTTTTTTATTTGTTACAGAATTTCTTTCTACAAGGGTACATAAAACCCCTATGTTTTTATAATGTTTAAATGGTAATTTAATACGTTTGATTAAAGTTTTTACAACCAAATCACTTGCGTATGCCACATTAATATCCATAGTTGTTAAGGTTGGTGTGGTAACAGTAGCGTACTCACTATTGCCACTACCCATAATGGAGATGTCTTCAGGTACTTTAATATTATGTTCTTGAAGGAGGTTAATCAGCTCAATGGCTGTAAAATCCCATTCGCATATAATGGCGCTTAGATCTTTTTTAGATTGAATCAACTCAACAAGTTTTTTAGAATAATTTATATCCGTCTTATCGATATAAGATATAGAATGATCCCTATTAGTAAACAAAGCTAACTGATCTTTTTTTGAGAATGCAATATTTTCTATAAATAAATCTTCATTAGGCAATAGGTTATAATTTTCTAAAGCTGTGGTAATACCAAGAAGTTTTTCCTTATTACGTATTAAGCTTATATTTCCTAAGAAGCCAATGTTTTTATGGCCTTTTTGTATAAGGTATTCACATTGTTGATAACCAGAATTATTGAAATTAAACCATATACTATCACCCATATATCCTGGAGAGTAGCCTGTAAACAATACTTGACAAGGAATTTTCTTTTGGACCAATGCCATATATTTCAAATCAAACTTTCCAATAAAGATTACCCCATCAAAATGGCCACATTTTGAAAGTTTGTAAGGAAGAAGCAATTGATCTTGAGTTTCTTTTGGTATAAATTCAATGCTATAATCTGTATCTGCGTGTTGAAGAGACCTCTCTAAGCGTTGCATTAAAAGGCTAAAGTTACTATTGTCTTGAGTATAAGGTTTTAAATGGAGTACCAAAATTTTTAGGGAATCGCTTTTTTTCTTAAGATAACCTAATTCATTGGCCTTATCTATAACTTTATTTCTAAGATCATCACTAATACCACTTTGACCTGATAAAGCTCTACTTACGGAAACAGTAGAAATGCCTAGAGCGTTAGCAATCTCTGTTAGAGTTGGCTTTTTGTTTTTCATGTTAAGTACCTCCTAATCTTCTTAAGTAATATTATATAGAAAACTTAAGTAAAAAACTACGTAAAACTTGCTTAATTTTTGCGTTATTTTGCTTTACAAAAAAACAAGCATTAATCAAAAGATGATATAATACTTGTTTTTTAGTAGCTTAGAATTGCAACTTAGGATATTTTTCTAAAGCTGCTTTATAAGAAGAGTGGTTTGACCATATGCCTAACACAACGGTTAGTAGTGTTAAGTGGATTATATAGGAGTCAAAAAAATGAGCTAAAATATTTCTTTCTAATATAAGTTTAATAAATACGCTTAAAAATATGAATAAAATAAATGGGATAATTAATAAAAAAATTATATTTTCACTTTTGTGATCTAAAGTTTTTGTTTGAATAGCAGGTATTAGAATTACAAGTATAAGTAATGTAATAATATACACATTATATAAATTAGATAATGTATAAGGCGTGCCGGCATATAAATTAAATAAGTATATTACGATAAAAATAGATGTTAGTATAACAAACAAAACAATCATATTGCAGATAAATAAACTTTTAATGACTTTATTATTTTCAATAGGAAAACTTTTTAGTAATAACTGTCTATGTTCTTTATTATTGGTATATATAAAATAAAAACAACAATAAATGGAAGTCCAACTTATTACAAAATAATCATCCGAATATAAGTTTAGAAAATACATTATAAAAATACCAAAGAGTATTCCAAGCCAAGTCTTTAAAGCATTATTAGATTTTAAATAAAACTGTATATATTTTATCAACATAACTACCCCCTAATCAATATCTCTACGAGAAAAACCAAATAAGGTTAAATAGAACATCACTAAAGTAAAAACAGCAGTAATGAGTACATAAAAAAGTATATTGGCTGAACGATTCATTATCAAATTTGAACTAAACTGTGTAAAATCAAGGAGATATTTATAAGTATATAAAGACAACCAAAATGAAATAAATAGAAATATTTGACCATACTTAAAGGTTATAAATAGAAAACAATTTATAAAAACATAAAAAATATAAATACAGAAGTTCAAAACAAATAACCCTATAAGATTTAAACTAAAACCATCTTTTACAAAAAAAACAATTAATGCAAATAGTATGGAAGGCAGTAAAAAAATTAATAAATGTATGACCAAATACATATACATACCTAAAATATAGTCTTTACGTGACAAGGGTAAATTCAAATAAAATTTAGTAATAGGCTCATCACGAGCAGGAATGGTAAAGGTAAACATTAATATGGAACTAATGCTCATTATAACAACTATATTAAAACCAGTAATCAAACCATAATCATAAGTATCCCCTAAAAATAAACCTATAGAAATTGCACCTATCATAATAAAGTGGTACATACAGATTATAGTAAATAATATTTTCCTTTTATACAAATACATAAAGTGACTTTTTACTAAACGTACCATTTAAAAACTCCTTTCTTATTTAGAATAAAACATTAAATCTTCTAGATTTGGTTTTTCTAACACAATACTGTCGCCGAATTTGTTAGAATAATAATTTTTATCTGTCGTTAATGCTTCAAAACCAACAGATGACTGTCTAAGACCGATTAAATGATCTTTATTAATAGATTTTAAAATCTCATTATTTCCTTTTAGAATGATATAGGATTCTTTTACAACTTCCATAGATTGAGAGAAAATAATTTTACCTTTATCAATAAAGGTTACAAAATCTGCAATTCTATCCAAATCACTGGTGATATGACTTGAAAAAAAGACACTTCTATGGTCATCTTGCATCACATCATATATAATATCTAAAAATTCTCTTCTAAAAACAGGGTCCAAACCAG
The nucleotide sequence above comes from Natranaerovirga pectinivora. Encoded proteins:
- a CDS encoding SpoIIE family protein phosphatase, encoding MKYYIDVSYNSINKWGEELCGDHIEIVKSDDGVIIVLADGLGSGVKANILATLTSKIAVTMLKEGASLEETIDTISNTLPECQVRRLAYSTFTIIKVQNDGGVYIAECDNPPFFIFDNGRDRKIYKEKKTLNGKVIYESQFRMDQDGLLTVVSDGAVHAGVGKLLNLGWQWENINDFLREIAKKEKCSKNVSRHLINACENLYDNKPGDDTTVVSIKLRQPEVVNLFTGPPESMEDDIKLVNYLKHSAGKIVVSGGTTANIVSRILNRALIVDMDTYAEDVPPMARIEGVDLVTEGVLTMKKTLEIIKETLLINDHLIYQKLLNENNGASKLAKILLEDCTHLHIWLGRAVNPAHQNPKFPIDFNIKVNIVKELQDILNFLGKEVEVTYI
- a CDS encoding ABC transporter ATP-binding protein; protein product: MRCIMNNIQKMILPKKQSNSRKDKKISTIKKLFSLTVPHYKKILLALLFVLIINVVQIIKPYILKVVIDDFLIKRMSANGLYSVTSMSILYLTLSLISAILIYFQVNIINRVGQKIIKNLRGRVFKTIQALPLHYLDKTSSGRLITRATNDVNELNDLYSEVLISLFKDVFLLVGIVSAMFLMNVELTLISFIVIPIMAYIVVKLKTKLRANFVDMKHYVGKINGFMAETISGMKIIQIFRGEKEKQKEFLEINNDYMKTTFLQVKYNSLLKPAAELFQSFATALLLWYGMTRITNQTLELGVLYAFTVYIRQFFNPISDLAEKYTSIQSALVSTDRIFDLLDEKEILEDTDIGLSLDTIHGEIEFKNVWFSYDNEEWVLKDVSFKVKKGETFAFVGETGAGKSTIINLINGFYKIQKGEILIDGININDIKLKDLRKNISVVLQDSFLFSGDIYMNVALNNDIDEKEIQEFLDLSCASSFINNFEKGIHTPVMERGNNFSSGQKQLLSFARAIAQKPSVIILDEATANIDTHTEKLIQRGINNITKDRTTLIIAHRLSTIRSADKIIVLKDGEIVEAGSDQELIDNGGYYKSMLVHNYS
- a CDS encoding ABC transporter ATP-binding protein, with the translated sequence MSNKIITNFIKKNSFFYIVGIVLMLTASLTQALIPTIVGNTIDLMQDANFDQSLILNNIFYIIGITLLVFLATFGWRNLIIGNSRKLECTLREHLFNHFQKLSPEFYNKRKTGDLIAYAINDINAVRMTFGPACALSINSFVICVSAIYFMVANVNLRLTLLCLLPLPVVVVFMLRVGKKIQLRFKKVQENFASISDCVQENIYGIRVVKAYVQEEKEIAKFEKLNNNMEESTLNMVKTSSVLEPVIEICFSISFVLSLLIGGNMVLQNQITLGAFVAFQGYLTMIMKPVLNIGKVITHIQRGMASLIRLKEIFNTEPHINENNHLTTPPINGEIRFENLSFTYPSSKMKALNNISFDIPKGHTIGIVGKTGSGKTTIINLLLKLFNTSEGVIKIDDRSIDHFPLENIRNSIGLVPQDSFLFSTSIKNNITFFKDIYSNKDIEDASQKSYIYKSILGFSDGFYTKLGEQGVNLSGGQKQRIAIARALIKDPDILILDDSLSAVDTETERKILTSLREVRKDKTTIIIAHRISAVEHANEIIVLDEGEIKEKGSHNELLEKGGMYYEMYHEQYSKDDIA
- a CDS encoding LacI family DNA-binding transcriptional regulator codes for the protein MKNKKPTLTEIANALGISTVSVSRALSGQSGISDDLRNKVIDKANELGYLKKKSDSLKILVLHLKPYTQDNSNFSLLMQRLERSLQHADTDYSIEFIPKETQDQLLLPYKLSKCGHFDGVIFIGKFDLKYMALVQKKIPCQVLFTGYSPGYMGDSIWFNFNNSGYQQCEYLIQKGHKNIGFLGNISLIRNKEKLLGITTALENYNLLPNEDLFIENIAFSKKDQLALFTNRDHSISYIDKTDINYSKKLVELIQSKKDLSAIICEWDFTAIELINLLQEHNIKVPEDISIMGSGNSEYATVTTPTLTTMDINVAYASDLVVKTLIKRIKLPFKHYKNIGVLCTLVERNSVTNKKQL
- a CDS encoding ABC-2 transporter permease; translation: MLIKYIQFYLKSNNALKTWLGILFGIFIMYFLNLYSDDYFVISWTSIYCCFYFIYTNNKEHRQLLLKSFPIENNKVIKSLFICNMIVLFVILTSIFIVIYLFNLYAGTPYTLSNLYNVYIITLLILVILIPAIQTKTLDHKSENIIFLLIIPFILFIFLSVFIKLILERNILAHFFDSYIIHLTLLTVVLGIWSNHSSYKAALEKYPKLQF